In Cicer arietinum cultivar CDC Frontier isolate Library 1 chromosome 1, Cicar.CDCFrontier_v2.0, whole genome shotgun sequence, one DNA window encodes the following:
- the LOC101503889 gene encoding glycosyltransferase BC10-like has product MKTAKFWRLNMGDMQILPGSRNRPTMMKPMWIILLASFVIMFITCAYIYRSKNSTACNVFSYRRCKPMANWLPPVSAREYTDDEIASHVVFRDILNSPVVVPKNPKIAFMFLTPGSLPFEKLWDNFFQGHEGKFSVYVHASKTKPVHQSHYFVKRDIRSDQVVWGKMSMVDAERRLLSNALQDPNNQHFILLSDSCVPLYNFDYIFDYLMYTNISFVDCFRDPGPVGNGRYSEHMLPEVEIKDFRKGAQWFSMKRKHALIVMADHLYYSKFHAHCEPGVDGKNCIPDEHYLPTFFTIVDPGGIANWSVTHVDWSERKWHPKSYKTQDITYELLKNITSIDVSVHVTSDEEKEVQRWPCLWNGIQKPCYLFARKFSPETLDNLLQLFSNYSSP; this is encoded by the exons ATGAAGACAGCGAAATTTTGGCGTCTAAACATGGGCGATATGCAGATCTTGCCTGGATCTCGCAACCGTCCTACCATGATGAAGCCAATGTGGATTATTCTCTTGGCTTCATTTGTAATCATGTTCATAACATGTGCTTATATCTACCGGTCAAAAAACAGTACAGCTTGTAATGTCTTCTCTTATAGACGGTGTAAACCTATGGCTAATTGGCTTCCTCCTGTTTCTGCAAGGGAATACACAGATGATGAGATTGCTTCACATGTTGTTTTTAGGGATATTTTGAACTCCCCAGTTGTTGTTCCGAAAAATCCGAAAATTGCCTTCATGTTTTTGACTCCTGGTTCTCTACCATTTGAAAAATTGTGGGATAACTTTTTCCAA GGTCATGAAGGGAAGTTCTCTGTTTATGTGCATGCATCTAAGACTAAACCAGTTCACCAGAGCCATTATTTTGTTAAACGAGATATACGCAGTGACCAG GTGGTATGGGGTAAAATGTCCATGGTTGATGCAGAGAGACGACTTCTGTCAAATGCCCTACAAGATCCTAATAACCAgcacttcattttactttctgATAG CTGTGTGCCACTGtataattttgactatattTTTGATTATCTGATGTATACAAATATCAGCTTTGTGGACTG TTTTAGGGATCCTGGTCCTGTTGGCAATGGCAGATACTCAGAACACATGTTACCTGAAGTTGAGATTAAGGACTTTAGAAAGGGTGCTCAG TGGTTCTCCATGAAGCGGAAGCATGCTCTTATTGTTATGGCTGACCACCTATATTACTCAAAATTTCATGCTCACTGTGAG CCCGGCGTGGATGGGAAGAATTGCATTCCAGATGAGCATTACTTACCGACCTTCTTCACG ATTGTCGATCCGGGTGGAATTGCAAACTGGTCAGTAACTCATGTTGACTGGTCTGAGAGAAAATGGCATCCAAAATCATACAAGACTCAAGATATTACTTATGAGCTTTTGAAGAATATTACG TCGATTGATGTAAGCGTGCACGTCACCAGTGACGAGGAG AAAGAAGTACAAAGATGGCCTTGCTTATGGAATGGAATTCAGAAGCCATGCTACCTTTTTGCGAGGAAATTCAGTCCGGAAACACTGGACAATTTGTTGCAGCTTTTTTCCAACTATTCATCCCCTTGA
- the LOC101504413 gene encoding pentatricopeptide repeat-containing protein At5g57250, mitochondrial, translating into MLFPPPTPTISSSLKRGFTPTPNSINTFIFFLFNLRKFNLIINLFHQFTTNKIPTNHNTHNFFTWALLKSHNFEQAEKIMKKNYKTPSRAWDSLIRGFCFTRQDPDKTLSVLRHCLVNRNVFLSSSVFCCVIQNLCYLGHVSKAIQVLELMAEHRKEYPFDDFVCSSVISAFCRVGKPELSLWFFDNVARSRGAWRPNLVTCTAIVNALCKLGRVHEVYDLVRRMEEDGLGLDVVLYSVWVCGYVEEKVLVEVFRKMREMVLEKGISHDSVSYTILIDGFSKLGDVDKSFTFLAKMIKEGHRPNKVTYTAIMSAYCKKGKVEEAFGVFERMKDLGIELDEFVFVVLIDGFGRIGDFDSVFRLFDEMEKRGISPSVVTYNAVVNGLSKYGRTQEADKFSKNVTADVITYSTLLHGYTEEENVLGILETKKRLEEAGITMDVVMCNVLIRALFMMGSFEDVYTLYKGMPEMDLVPNSVTYCTMIDGYCKVGRIDEALEVFDDFRKTSISSYACYNSIIDGLCKKGMVEMAIEALLELNHKDLVLDTGTYWFLMKTIFKENSSKVILDLICRMEGLGPDLYNVVCNDSIFLLCKRGLLNDANQLCVAMKMKGLPVTCKSYYSLLRRLLSVGNREQTLPLLNFFLKEYGLVEPKVRKLLARYLCLKDVDRAVQFLGKMLDNSSAVTFPASILKILIKEGRALDAYKLVVGVQDDLPVTYVDYAIVIHGLCKGGYLNKALDLCVFIEKKGMNLNIVIHNSIINGLCNEGCLIEAFRLFDSLEKLNLMTSEITYATLIYALCREGYLQDAEHVFKKMLLKGFQPKTQVYNSLLDAISKFGQLDKAFELLNDMEKNCIEFNNFTVSSVINCYCKKGDMEGALEFYYKFKGKDILPDFLGFLYLIRGLCTKGRMEEARSVLREMLQSENVTDTINIVNSEVDTESIYDFLATLCEQGSIQEAVTVLNEIACMFFPVQRLSTYNQGSDKSQKIYEPKGFGSNSSMSLPSYCKSGLDSGSCDTGDVRNQMTNNDSYLKRSKQRGFDFYYSRIAALCTKGEMHEANQLAKEIISDLKEPMK; encoded by the coding sequence ATGTTGTTCCCCCCACCAACACCAACCATCTCTTCCTCACTCAAACGTGGTTTCACACCCACTCCCAATTCAATCAAtaccttcatcttcttcctcttcaacCTCCGCAAATTCAACTTAATCATCAACCTCTTCCACCAATTCACCACCAACAAAATCCCCACAAATCACAATACCCACAATTTCTTCACATGGGCACTCCTCAAATCTCACAATTTTGAACAAGCAGAAAAAATCATGAAGAAAAACTACAAAACCCCATCTCGCGCGTGGGACTCACTCATCCGTGGTTTTTGCTTCACGCGCCAAGACCCAGATAAGACACTCTCCGTTTTGCGACATTGTTTGGTAAACCGTAACGTTTTCCTCTCTTCCTCAGTTTTTTGTTGCGTAATTCAAAATCTTTGCTATTTGGGTCATGTGAGTAAGGCTATTCAGGTTCTTGAATTGATGGCTGAACATAGAAAGGAGTACCCTTTTGATGATTTTGTTTGTAGTTCGGTGATTTCGGCTTTTTGTAGGGTTGGAAAACCAGAACTTTCGCTGTGGTTCTTCGACAATGTCGCGCGCTCGAGAGGCGCGTGGCGGCCTAATCTTGTGACTTGTACTGCTATTGTGAATGCTCTTTGTAAGTTAGGGAGGGTTCATGAAGTTTATGATTTGGTTCGTAGGATGGAGGAAGATGGGTTGGGTTTGGATGTTGTTTTGTATAGTGTTTGGGTTTGTGGGTATGTTGAAGAAAAGGTTTTGGTTGAGGTTTTTAGGAAGATGAGAGAAATGGTTTTGGAAAAGGGTATATCTCATGATTCTGTTAGTTATACTATACTTATAGATGGGTTTTCTAAGTTAGGTGATGTTGATAAGTCTTTTACTTTTTTGGCTAAGATGATTAAAGAAGGGCATAGACCTAATAAGGTTACTTATACTGCTATAATGTCTGCATATTGTAAGAAGGGTAAAGTTGAGGAAGCATTTGGTGTTTTTGAGAGGATGAAAGATTTGGGAATTGAGCTTGATGAATTTGTGTTTGTTGTTTTGATTGATGGGTTTGGAAGGATAGGTGATTTTGATAGTGTGTTTCGATTGTTTGATGAAATGGAGAAGAGAGGGATTAGTCCGAGTGTTGTAACATACAATGCTGTTGTAAATGGTTTGTCAAAGTATGGAAGGACACAGGAGGCGGACAAGTTCTCGAAAAACGTGACTGCGGATGTGATTACGTATAGTACGTTGTTGCACGGGTATACAGAAGAGGAGAACGTTTTGGGGATTTTGGAAACGAAGAAGCGGCTTGAAGAAGCTGGTATCACTATGGATGTTGTAATGTGTAATGTATTGATTAGAGCATTGTTTATGATGGGTTCTTTTGAAGATGTTTATACACTTTACAAAGGAATGCCAGAAATGGATCTGGTTCCGAATTCTGTTACGTACTGCACGATGATTGATGGGTATTGCAAAGTTGGTAGAATTGATGAGGCACTTGAGGTATTTGATGACTTCAGAAAGACATCAATATCTTCGTATGCGTGCTACAATAGTATTATTGACGGACTTTGCAAGAAGGGTATGGTAGAAATGGCCATTGAAGCATTACTTGAACTCAATCACAAAGATCTCGTGTTGGATACAGGTACATATTGGTTTTTGATGAAGACGATTTTCAAAGAAAACAGTTCAAAAGTGATTTTAGATTTGATTTGCAGAATGGAAGGGTTGGGGCCAGATTTATATAATGTGGTATGTAACGATTCCATATTTTTATTGTGTAAAAGAGGATTACTCAATGATGCAAATCAATTGTGTGTGGCAATGAAAATGAAAGGGTTACCTGTCACATGCAAGTCTTATTATTCACTTTTGAGAAGGCTTCTTAGTGTTGGGAATAGGGAGCAAACTCTGcctcttttgaatttttttttgaaagagtaTGGTTTAGTAGAACCAAAGGTTCGAAAGTTACTTGCACGTTACCTTTGTCTGAAAGATGTTGATAGAGCTGTTCAATTTCTTGGAAAAATGTTGGACAATTCTTCAGCAGTCACTTTTCCTGCCTCCATTCTCAAGATACTCATAAAGGAAGGTAGAGCTTTAGATGCATATAAGCTTGTCGTGGGTGTTCAAGATGATTTACCGGTCACGTATGTTGATTATGCCATTGTGATTCATGGCTTATGCAAAGGAGGATATCTCAATAAAGCATTGGATCTTTGTGTTTTTATTGAAAAGAAGGGGATGAATTTGAACATAGTCATACATAATTCAATCATAAATGGATTATGCAATGAGGGTTGTCTTATTGAAGCGTTTCGGCTATTTGATTCTTTAGAGAAACTTAATTTGATGACCTCTGAAATAACTTATGCTACATTAATTTATGCTCTATGTCGGGAAGGTTATTTGCAAGATGCCGAACATGTTTTCAAGAAAATGCTCCTCAAGGGATTTCAACCAAAAACACAAGTCTACAATTCATTACTCGATGCTATATCTAAGTTCGGACAATTAGACAAGGCATTTGAGCTTCTAAATGATATGGAGAAAAATTGTATCGAGTTCAACAATTTTACAGTTAGTTCTGTAATAAATTGCTATTGCAAGAAGGGTGACATGGAAGGAGCCCTTGAATTCTATTATAAGTTCAAGGGAAAGGATATATTACCCGATTTTTTAGGGTTCTTGTATTTGATAAGAGGTCTATGTACCAAGGGAAGGATGGAAGAAGCCAGGAGTGTCTTGAGAGAAATGCTTCAGTCCGAGAATGTCACAGATACGATTAACATAGTCAACAGCGAGGTTGATACTGAGTCAATATATGATTTTCTTGCCACTTTGTGTGAGCAAGGAAGCATTCAAGAAGCTGTTACGGTTCTCAATGAAATCGCGTGCATGTTTTTTCCTGTTCAAAGGTTGTCTACTTATAATCAAGGATCTGATAAATCACAGAAGATTTACGAACCGAAGGGTTTTGGTTCAAATTCTTCCATGTCTCTACCTTCGTATTGCAAAAGTGGTTTGGATTCTGGATCTTGTGATACCGGGGATGTAAGGAATCAAATGACAAATAACGATAGTTATTTGAAAAGATCCAAACAGCGCGGCTTTGATTTCTATTATTCTAGAATTGCTGCACTTTGTACCAAAGGGGAGATGCATGAAGCTAATCAATTAGCAAAGGAAATCATTTCTGACCTGAAAGAGCCTATGAAATGA
- the LOC140921048 gene encoding uncharacterized protein, with protein MWKDMYCSDEKEYIMRLHMFEQSCVYNKMFVDYVKETCLTPHKEKFVGAWTNRVMHLENTSTNRGSFQKRFYDEVHEHGNPFYHRLNTFVLREAQIHIIEEYEKVEWVSTDKSVCGCSLRRTYELPCACELTQYKLIGKRVLKSKVRELAFPTTSSMCPPLEKVKTKGRVKKSKGKKADGYDPYIYDIFDVVAYRNCGFRAITLLLRHSEESWSLLKMKDRFSMLDIAPGWKQYHTDEATSWAITYTKHLQH; from the exons atgtggaaagaCATGTATTGCAGTGATGAAAAAGAGTATATCATGCGCTTGCACATGTTTGAGCAATCATGTGTCTATAATAAAATGTTTGTTGACTATGTGAAAGAAACTTGTCTAACTCCTCACAAGGAAAAGTTTGTTGGAGCATGGACAAATCGAGTGATGCATTTGGAGAACACATCGACTAACAG gggCTCGTTTCAGAAACGTTTCTATGATGAAGTGCATGAACACGGAAATCCATTTTATCATAGATTGAATACATTTGTACTAAGAGAAGCTCAAATACATATTATTGAAGAATACGAGAAAGTTGAGTGGGTGAGTACTGACAAATCTGTATGTGGGTGCTCTCTTAGAAGGACATACGAGTTACCTTGTGCTTGTGAATTAACACAATATAAATTGATAG GAAAACGGGTGTTGAAGAGTAAGGTGCGCGAACTTGCTTTTCCAACTACAAGTTCAATGTGTCCACCACTTGAAAAAGTCAAAACCAAAGGACGAGTGAAGAAGAGTAAGGGTAAGAAGGCAGatggatatgat CCATACATTTATGACATATTTGATGTGGTAGCATATAGAAATTGTGGTTTTCGCGCTATTACATTATTGCTTAGACACAGTGAGGAGTCTTGGTCTTTG TTAAAGATGAAAGATAGATTTTCAATGCTAGACATTGCACCAGGATGGAAGCAATATCACACAGATGAAGCAACTTCTTGGGCAATAACATATACAAAACATCTACAACATTGA
- the LOC101506352 gene encoding uncharacterized protein has translation MGGCFSSRPSCTSKTIRLVHLSGYVEDFEQPITVNQVTCGNPPTHFVCTSLQLLSSSSKPLKGDTQLQPGIVYFMLPYSILQADVSPVDLASLAKRLTAKAKTRRFEDKKKTMKGSPLLNKNELRSVWSSPLMSPSRVGAAEGIGMAYGGSTCRGRLWRPLLDTIREKSFNRSNESDLQENH, from the coding sequence ATGGGAGGGTGTTTTTCTTCAAGACCATCATGTACATCAAAAACTATCCGTTTAGTTCATCTAAGTGGTTATGTAGAAGATTTTGAGCAACCAATAACAGTAAACCAAGTCACATGTGGAAATCCACCAACTCACTTTGTTTGCACTTCTCTTCAACTTCTTTCATCTTCATCAAAACCATTGAAGGGTGATACACAACTTCAACCAGGAATTGTGTACTTCATGCTACCTTACTCAATTCTACAAGCTGATGTTTCACCTGTTGACTTGGCTTCACTTGCAAAGAGGCTAACTGCAAAGGCTAAAACAAGAAGATTTGAAGATAAAAAGAAGACAATGAAAGGTAGTCCTTTGTTAAACAAAAATGAGTTGAGGAGTGTTTGGAGTTCGCCTTTGATGAGTCCCAGCCGAGTTGGTGCGGCCGAGGGAATCGGTATGGCATATGGAGGGAGTACGTGTCGGGGGCGGCTATGGAGACCTTTGTTGGATACTATTAGAGAGAAGTCATTCAATAGGAGTAATGAATCTGACTTGCAAGAAAATCATTGA
- the LOC101505822 gene encoding oxysterol-binding protein-related protein 4C-like isoform X1: protein MDSNLYIMEMQEITNIVLTKPFSLRDDSDSEENYCAPNLLQRLLSLLKNVRPGSDLSRFQLPPLFNFPKSQLQCYGESIYSTASSDRLLSKCNTGQSPIDRLISVVAWSISTTRPPMFGTAPYNPILGETHHVSKGNLNVLLEQVSHHPALSALHATDEKENIEIIWCHYPVAKFNGRSVEAQVHGKRQLKLLNHGETYEMNSPNLFIRILPVPGIDWIGNVNIKCIETGLEAELSYISQSFFGFGGNRRLIKGKIIDSLTSKILYKVNGHWDSTVTVKDTNNSDERVIYDAKEVITRLQAPVVKDAESVWQTESALIWSELSQAILNKDWEKAREAKKVVEERQREVMRERESKGETWVPKHFIVSQSKEGDWDCLPIQKWVPPSPIVTL, encoded by the exons ATG GATTCCAATTTATATATTATGGAGATGCAGGAGATTACAAACATTGTATTGACGAAGCCGTTTTCATTAAGAGACGATTCAGATTCAGAGGAAAATTACTGTGCTCCTAATCTTTTACAGCGTTTATTAAGTCTCCTTAAGAATGTGCGGCCAGGATCTGATCTCTCACGTTTCCAG CTACCACCTCTATTCAATTTTCCAAAGTCACAACTTCAGTGTTATGGGGAATCAATATATTCCACAGCTTCATCAGATAGATTATTAAGCAAATGTAACACTGGACAGAGTCCAATTGATAGACTCATATCTGTTGTAGCATGGAGCATTTCCACCACACGCCCTCCAATGTTTGGTACTGCTCCTTATAATCCTATTCTTGGAGAGACACATCATGTTTCCAAGGGTAATCTCAATGTCTTACTAGAACAG GTATCTCATCACCCTGCTTTATCCGCCCTTCATGCAACTGATGAGAAAGAAAACATAGAAATCATATGGTGTCATTACCCTGTTGCAAAGTTCAATG GACGCTCAGTGGAGGCTCAGGTGCATGGAAAAAGGCAGCTAAAGCTCCTGAATCATGGAGAAACATATGAAATGAATTCACCTAATCTGTTTATAAGAATTCTTCCTGTCCCTGGAATTGATTGGATTGGGAATGTCAATATCAAGTGTATAGAAACAGGCCTTGAGGCAGAATTGAGTTACATAAGTCAATCTTTTTTTGGATTTGGTGGAAATAGAAGACTCATAAAGGGGAAGATCATTGATTCTTTGACATCAAAGATTTTATATAAAGTTAATGGCCATTGGGATAG TACTGTAACAGTAAAGGATACAAATAATTCAGATGAAAGAGTAATATATGATGCAAAAGAAGTTATTACAAGGCTACAAGCTCCTGTTGTCAAGGATGCAGAG AGTGTGTGGCAAACTGAATCAGCACTTATTTGGAGTGAGTTAAGTCAAGCCATCTTGAACAAAGACTGGGAAAAAGCAAGAGAAGCAAAAAAAGTTGTGGAGGAAAGACAAAGGGAGGTTATGAGAGAAAGAGAGTCCAAAGGAGAAACTTGGGTTCCTAAACATTTCATAGTGTCTCAAAGCAAAGAAGGGGATTGGGACTGTTTACCTATTCAAAAGTGGGTCCCACCCTCTCCTATTGTAACCTTGTAG
- the LOC101505822 gene encoding oxysterol-binding protein-related protein 4B-like isoform X2, with translation MMQEITNIVLTKPFSLRDDSDSEENYCAPNLLQRLLSLLKNVRPGSDLSRFQLPPLFNFPKSQLQCYGESIYSTASSDRLLSKCNTGQSPIDRLISVVAWSISTTRPPMFGTAPYNPILGETHHVSKGNLNVLLEQVSHHPALSALHATDEKENIEIIWCHYPVAKFNGRSVEAQVHGKRQLKLLNHGETYEMNSPNLFIRILPVPGIDWIGNVNIKCIETGLEAELSYISQSFFGFGGNRRLIKGKIIDSLTSKILYKVNGHWDSTVTVKDTNNSDERVIYDAKEVITRLQAPVVKDAESVWQTESALIWSELSQAILNKDWEKAREAKKVVEERQREVMRERESKGETWVPKHFIVSQSKEGDWDCLPIQKWVPPSPIVTL, from the exons ATG ATGCAGGAGATTACAAACATTGTATTGACGAAGCCGTTTTCATTAAGAGACGATTCAGATTCAGAGGAAAATTACTGTGCTCCTAATCTTTTACAGCGTTTATTAAGTCTCCTTAAGAATGTGCGGCCAGGATCTGATCTCTCACGTTTCCAG CTACCACCTCTATTCAATTTTCCAAAGTCACAACTTCAGTGTTATGGGGAATCAATATATTCCACAGCTTCATCAGATAGATTATTAAGCAAATGTAACACTGGACAGAGTCCAATTGATAGACTCATATCTGTTGTAGCATGGAGCATTTCCACCACACGCCCTCCAATGTTTGGTACTGCTCCTTATAATCCTATTCTTGGAGAGACACATCATGTTTCCAAGGGTAATCTCAATGTCTTACTAGAACAG GTATCTCATCACCCTGCTTTATCCGCCCTTCATGCAACTGATGAGAAAGAAAACATAGAAATCATATGGTGTCATTACCCTGTTGCAAAGTTCAATG GACGCTCAGTGGAGGCTCAGGTGCATGGAAAAAGGCAGCTAAAGCTCCTGAATCATGGAGAAACATATGAAATGAATTCACCTAATCTGTTTATAAGAATTCTTCCTGTCCCTGGAATTGATTGGATTGGGAATGTCAATATCAAGTGTATAGAAACAGGCCTTGAGGCAGAATTGAGTTACATAAGTCAATCTTTTTTTGGATTTGGTGGAAATAGAAGACTCATAAAGGGGAAGATCATTGATTCTTTGACATCAAAGATTTTATATAAAGTTAATGGCCATTGGGATAG TACTGTAACAGTAAAGGATACAAATAATTCAGATGAAAGAGTAATATATGATGCAAAAGAAGTTATTACAAGGCTACAAGCTCCTGTTGTCAAGGATGCAGAG AGTGTGTGGCAAACTGAATCAGCACTTATTTGGAGTGAGTTAAGTCAAGCCATCTTGAACAAAGACTGGGAAAAAGCAAGAGAAGCAAAAAAAGTTGTGGAGGAAAGACAAAGGGAGGTTATGAGAGAAAGAGAGTCCAAAGGAGAAACTTGGGTTCCTAAACATTTCATAGTGTCTCAAAGCAAAGAAGGGGATTGGGACTGTTTACCTATTCAAAAGTGGGTCCCACCCTCTCCTATTGTAACCTTGTAG
- the LOC101505822 gene encoding oxysterol-binding protein-related protein 4B-like isoform X3 yields the protein MEITNIVLTKPFSLRDDSDSEENYCAPNLLQRLLSLLKNVRPGSDLSRFQLPPLFNFPKSQLQCYGESIYSTASSDRLLSKCNTGQSPIDRLISVVAWSISTTRPPMFGTAPYNPILGETHHVSKGNLNVLLEQVSHHPALSALHATDEKENIEIIWCHYPVAKFNGRSVEAQVHGKRQLKLLNHGETYEMNSPNLFIRILPVPGIDWIGNVNIKCIETGLEAELSYISQSFFGFGGNRRLIKGKIIDSLTSKILYKVNGHWDSTVTVKDTNNSDERVIYDAKEVITRLQAPVVKDAESVWQTESALIWSELSQAILNKDWEKAREAKKVVEERQREVMRERESKGETWVPKHFIVSQSKEGDWDCLPIQKWVPPSPIVTL from the exons ATG GAGATTACAAACATTGTATTGACGAAGCCGTTTTCATTAAGAGACGATTCAGATTCAGAGGAAAATTACTGTGCTCCTAATCTTTTACAGCGTTTATTAAGTCTCCTTAAGAATGTGCGGCCAGGATCTGATCTCTCACGTTTCCAG CTACCACCTCTATTCAATTTTCCAAAGTCACAACTTCAGTGTTATGGGGAATCAATATATTCCACAGCTTCATCAGATAGATTATTAAGCAAATGTAACACTGGACAGAGTCCAATTGATAGACTCATATCTGTTGTAGCATGGAGCATTTCCACCACACGCCCTCCAATGTTTGGTACTGCTCCTTATAATCCTATTCTTGGAGAGACACATCATGTTTCCAAGGGTAATCTCAATGTCTTACTAGAACAG GTATCTCATCACCCTGCTTTATCCGCCCTTCATGCAACTGATGAGAAAGAAAACATAGAAATCATATGGTGTCATTACCCTGTTGCAAAGTTCAATG GACGCTCAGTGGAGGCTCAGGTGCATGGAAAAAGGCAGCTAAAGCTCCTGAATCATGGAGAAACATATGAAATGAATTCACCTAATCTGTTTATAAGAATTCTTCCTGTCCCTGGAATTGATTGGATTGGGAATGTCAATATCAAGTGTATAGAAACAGGCCTTGAGGCAGAATTGAGTTACATAAGTCAATCTTTTTTTGGATTTGGTGGAAATAGAAGACTCATAAAGGGGAAGATCATTGATTCTTTGACATCAAAGATTTTATATAAAGTTAATGGCCATTGGGATAG TACTGTAACAGTAAAGGATACAAATAATTCAGATGAAAGAGTAATATATGATGCAAAAGAAGTTATTACAAGGCTACAAGCTCCTGTTGTCAAGGATGCAGAG AGTGTGTGGCAAACTGAATCAGCACTTATTTGGAGTGAGTTAAGTCAAGCCATCTTGAACAAAGACTGGGAAAAAGCAAGAGAAGCAAAAAAAGTTGTGGAGGAAAGACAAAGGGAGGTTATGAGAGAAAGAGAGTCCAAAGGAGAAACTTGGGTTCCTAAACATTTCATAGTGTCTCAAAGCAAAGAAGGGGATTGGGACTGTTTACCTATTCAAAAGTGGGTCCCACCCTCTCCTATTGTAACCTTGTAG